The following DNA comes from Desulfomonile tiedjei.
TCTCAATTTCAAGGAGGATATCTGTGAAAAACGTGAGAGAAATCTTTAGGGACAAGAAAGTAGCTTCGCTAATAGACTGGGATCTCCATCCTTATGAGGCTGTCTCCAGGTACATGGAGTGGGGAACGAACTGGTCCCGAGGCCTGGACCATGCGAAATCGTGCAATGAAGAAAGCGTCTACTTTAAGATCAACGCTTTGAAGAAGCCGGCCAGACTGGTCATTGTCCGCCACAGCCACAAAGATTATGAGATTATCGACGAGGTGGAGGCGCCTCAGAACTTGATCGACGAGTCGGTAGATTTCTTTGCGTGCAAAAACGCGGCCTGCGGAATAACCGATGAACTCAGGGCTTGGCTCAAAGCGGAAGTTGATCGGGCTGCCTGACTTATCAATCAAGATTTCTAAAGGTAGGGGATGGCACGCCCCATTACACGGACACGGTTTGCTGCACGGTCATTTCTGAACGCTGGCGACATGTGTTCTGCAGAATTCTAGGGGTAGATGTCTGCTCACGTTTCAAGCGAGCCATGCAAGGCTACACGCGGCCAGCCCCCCACCGTTGCCTTATCAGCAGGAACGTTTTTCTTTGGCATGCATCAAAATAGTTGTATGGTAGGGTCACACGCAAATATTGGGGGTGAAACCCTACGAAAGGAGCAAGACTATGAGAGAAGAGGTTCAGGCGGCCCTTGATCTGGTTCGTCCGCAGCTTCAGGCTGACGGAGGGGACGCCGAGATCGTTGATGTTACTGCCGATGGAGTGGTCAAGCTGAGACTCACAGGAGCTTGCGGCGGATGCCCCATGAGCCAGATGACTCTAAAGATGGGAATTGAAAGAATCCTCAAGGAGAGAGTCCCCACTGTTAAGAGCGTTGAATCGGTATAGCGGCGGGTTGCCTAGATCTATGGCGTTCAACACCGGACCGCAAATGGGCCGTGCTAGTGTTATGTGGAACGGTCGGTGTTTTCATATGAGGCGCGTCGGCGTCCGCGTGGAACCATACGTTTGCTTTCCTTAGACGTGACTGCAATTCCTCACGAACCAGTTCAAATTATTGACCTTCGATCCGGAGACGGGGAAGCCATTCCCTGTCTCTCGGTTCACGATCCGATCGGAACGGCCGTCGCCTTATCGGCTGTTGACACTCGCCGGCAATCAAAGTAGTCTGAAAGTTCCCCATCCCACGGGCCGGAGGTAAATGCCGGCCCGACCCAATATCTCTCGTGATAGCAGCGAAGGAGCGGTGCAATGGCCTATCAGATCGTACAGGAGGAATGTAAAGGCTGCCAGACGTGCGCAAGAGCCTGCCCCACAAGGGCCTCCAGTGGAGAAAAGAAGCAACCCCACAGCATTGATGCGTCTCGTTGCATCGAATGCGGCGTGTGCGCCCGAGGTTGCCCGTAC
Coding sequences within:
- a CDS encoding NifU family protein produces the protein MREEVQAALDLVRPQLQADGGDAEIVDVTADGVVKLRLTGACGGCPMSQMTLKMGIERILKERVPTVKSVESV